One window of Lentisphaera araneosa HTCC2155 genomic DNA carries:
- a CDS encoding globin domain-containing protein, with protein sequence MRRKMNEIDFNKLFNDSYEYIQNHSDEFYDCFYQHFIESSPKIGEKFTGVNLENQKLMLQQAISHTIGFFVTKTASPYILNIAKQHQNLGVSDEMYELFMTSLIFTLEKQYPHYTAECGLAWRIFMSPALELMKHINDV encoded by the coding sequence ATGAGACGAAAAATGAATGAAATAGACTTCAATAAATTGTTTAATGATAGCTATGAATATATTCAAAATCATTCTGATGAATTCTATGATTGTTTTTATCAACACTTCATTGAAAGTTCTCCGAAAATAGGAGAAAAATTCACCGGCGTGAATTTAGAAAATCAAAAACTCATGCTTCAACAAGCCATCTCGCATACGATTGGGTTTTTCGTCACCAAGACTGCGAGTCCCTATATACTTAATATTGCGAAGCAACATCAAAATTTAGGTGTAAGTGATGAGATGTATGAACTCTTTATGACTTCACTAATTTTTACCTTGGAGAAACAATACCCTCATTATACGGCTGAATGTGGCTTAGCGTGGAGAATCTTTATGTCCCCAGCCTTAGAACTGATGAAACATATAAATGATGTTTAA
- a CDS encoding ISNCY-like element ISLar7 family transposase produces the protein MRNFTSTQAELGENPLLGVTPIEQVRLDTYCRDEITKTLRGLQEIYRNKVLLKEIQDVLSELVPKGTSWNDGRKGMDLWVIFVLGTLRLSCNWDYDKLKSCYDYHHKIREICGVDLFCDVDIVTGRQTIHDNVSLFTKEIANKISKLVVAFSHELLFPEERELHSRCDSFVFETNVHFPTDLNLLKDSVRKVLSIGGKLASSLKITGWREVKSQQKKFHSLYNKLSKMRHSNSKKEERKEKRRLEIEEIIKDYLSVARAHLLKARTLQNSLDEECPKLQLNMDYTDLFIKQISRRVLNGETISPDEKVYSIFEPHTEWICKGKAGIRQELGVKVCVVEDQFGFILDHRIMKGEQDKDVAVEMVRKSKELYPGLTSMSFDKGFYSKVDKDGQNNHSRIEALEVRAHLPVKGRRNKAAQERESKEAFVVARKQHPAVESAINALESHGFDRCPDKGTPNFERYAAMAISASNIHHLGAIIMAREIKVLRRKRKSA, from the coding sequence ATGCGTAATTTTACAAGTACACAAGCAGAATTAGGAGAAAACCCACTTCTCGGAGTCACGCCAATTGAACAAGTGAGACTCGACACATACTGCCGTGATGAAATAACCAAAACTCTTCGTGGTTTACAAGAAATTTATCGAAACAAAGTTTTACTCAAAGAAATCCAAGATGTTTTGTCTGAATTAGTTCCTAAAGGAACATCCTGGAATGATGGACGTAAAGGAATGGATCTCTGGGTTATTTTTGTTTTAGGCACTTTGCGTTTGAGCTGTAATTGGGATTATGACAAGCTCAAAAGTTGCTATGATTATCATCACAAAATTCGGGAGATCTGTGGAGTTGATCTTTTTTGTGATGTCGACATAGTTACAGGACGCCAAACAATACACGATAACGTTAGCCTTTTTACAAAAGAAATTGCCAATAAAATTAGTAAACTCGTAGTTGCTTTCAGCCATGAATTACTTTTCCCAGAAGAACGAGAATTACATAGTCGTTGCGATTCTTTTGTTTTTGAAACGAATGTTCATTTCCCCACTGATTTGAATCTATTAAAAGATTCTGTACGCAAAGTATTGAGCATCGGAGGCAAATTGGCTTCATCTTTGAAAATCACTGGCTGGCGTGAAGTAAAAAGCCAGCAAAAGAAATTCCATAGCCTTTATAATAAACTGAGCAAGATGCGTCACTCTAACTCGAAGAAAGAAGAGCGAAAGGAAAAACGTCGCTTAGAAATAGAGGAGATAATTAAGGATTACCTTAGTGTGGCTCGAGCTCATTTACTCAAAGCAAGAACTCTCCAGAATTCTTTAGATGAAGAGTGTCCCAAGCTTCAGTTAAACATGGATTACACGGACTTATTCATTAAGCAAATAAGTCGTAGAGTTCTTAATGGAGAGACTATTTCACCCGATGAAAAGGTGTATTCGATTTTTGAACCTCACACAGAATGGATATGCAAAGGAAAAGCTGGGATTCGTCAGGAACTTGGCGTGAAGGTATGTGTAGTTGAAGATCAGTTTGGCTTTATTCTCGACCATAGGATCATGAAGGGCGAGCAGGATAAAGACGTGGCGGTTGAAATGGTTCGTAAAAGTAAGGAGCTGTACCCTGGGCTGACATCGATGAGTTTTGATAAGGGTTTTTATTCAAAGGTAGATAAGGATGGTCAAAATAATCACTCCCGCATTGAAGCATTAGAGGTAAGAGCTCACCTCCCTGTAAAAGGTCGCCGAAATAAAGCTGCTCAAGAGCGTGAAAGTAAGGAGGCCTTTGTCGTCGCTCGCAAACAACACCCCGCAGTTGAATCAGCTATTAACGCTCTTGAAAGTCATGGTTTTGACCGATGCCCTGATAAGGGTACTCCTAATTTCGAACGTTATGCCGCTATGGCGATAAGTGCCAGTAATATCCATCATCTTGGTGCTATCATCATGGCCAGAGAAATCAAAGTCCTACGTAGAAAAAGAAAAAGCGCTTAA
- a CDS encoding type II secretion system protein: protein MKKFTLIELLVVVAIIGILGSLLLPALSNARESSRRASCLNNLKTHGSVLIMFADDNDDWFPPTGTSGSYGGTGGNLWSGKTGTLSPAPLASERWLNSYLGNPSDTAEAPFAQCVSEKDSLNRYNEYGSSYFRNNTLQWVKSQPKNAIRHQEIIDPVKFITMGEHGGLWVVAQAGRAQLGEFYNHTDMGDYRWNLLYADGHTQFTRIIPGQDTMGHYTVANDGL from the coding sequence ATGAAAAAGTTTACACTAATCGAGCTCTTGGTCGTAGTTGCCATTATTGGAATACTAGGATCCTTACTCCTTCCAGCTTTGAGCAATGCGAGAGAAAGCAGTCGCCGAGCAAGTTGCTTAAATAATTTAAAAACCCACGGTTCCGTTTTAATCATGTTTGCCGATGATAATGACGACTGGTTTCCACCAACGGGAACAAGTGGATCTTACGGGGGGACTGGTGGTAATTTATGGTCGGGAAAAACGGGGACACTGAGTCCTGCACCTCTTGCGAGTGAACGTTGGTTAAATTCCTACTTGGGAAATCCTTCTGATACCGCCGAAGCTCCTTTTGCTCAATGTGTATCCGAAAAAGATAGCCTCAATCGCTACAATGAATATGGCAGTTCCTATTTTAGAAATAATACACTTCAATGGGTGAAATCTCAGCCTAAAAATGCCATACGTCATCAAGAAATTATTGATCCAGTTAAATTTATCACCATGGGTGAACACGGCGGACTTTGGGTGGTAGCACAAGCTGGACGTGCACAGCTTGGAGAATTTTACAATCACACCGATATGGGAGACTATCGCTGGAATCTTCTCTATGCAGATGGTCACACGCAATTCACTCGGATTATACCAGGACAAGATACCATGGGACACTATACAGTAGCCAATGACGGCCTCTAA
- a CDS encoding enoyl-ACP reductase FabI, with translation MSFLNLEEKTFVVLGVANKKSVAWGIASGLEQEGAKVIYIVRSEKRKEELSARLLKDREIIICDVEYQEQIDAAAEQIKTLAPNGLDGFVHSIAFANYSEGLQPFHSTVRKDFLQAVDISCFSLLAMTKALKEQFNEDAAIVTVSISTTRMASENYGYMGPVKAALDSSVAFLAKSLSEDTNIRVNAVGASLLKTSASAGIPNYINSYLFAEKVIPRKKALQTKEAADTALFLLSPRSSGINAQTIVVDAGMSINYFDRDVINDCMR, from the coding sequence ATGTCATTTCTAAATCTCGAAGAAAAAACCTTTGTGGTTCTCGGTGTCGCTAACAAAAAGTCAGTTGCCTGGGGAATTGCTTCGGGACTGGAACAAGAAGGTGCCAAAGTTATTTACATCGTTCGTTCAGAAAAGCGTAAAGAAGAACTCTCAGCCCGCTTATTAAAAGATAGAGAAATCATTATTTGTGATGTGGAATATCAAGAGCAAATTGACGCTGCTGCAGAGCAAATAAAAACTCTCGCTCCCAATGGCCTTGACGGTTTTGTTCACTCCATTGCATTTGCCAATTATTCAGAAGGCCTTCAGCCTTTCCACTCAACAGTGAGAAAAGACTTTTTACAGGCAGTGGATATCTCTTGCTTTTCTTTGCTCGCCATGACAAAAGCACTGAAAGAACAGTTCAACGAAGACGCGGCAATCGTCACAGTCTCAATTTCCACAACGCGTATGGCCTCTGAAAACTACGGTTACATGGGACCGGTGAAAGCCGCTCTCGATTCATCTGTTGCCTTCCTCGCAAAGTCTTTGAGTGAAGATACTAATATTCGTGTTAATGCCGTAGGTGCCTCACTATTGAAGACTTCTGCATCTGCAGGAATTCCTAACTACATCAACTCTTATCTCTTTGCCGAAAAAGTGATCCCTCGCAAAAAAGCTCTACAAACAAAAGAAGCCGCCGATACAGCACTCTTTTTACTGAGCCCTCGCTCCAGCGGAATCAATGCTCAAACAATTGTTGTAGATGCGGGCATGAGCATCAATTACTTTGATCGTGATGTGATTAACGACTGCATGCGTTAG
- a CDS encoding tRNA threonylcarbamoyladenosine dehydratase, producing MELEIGSFEHRFSGIQRLYGKAGAEAVRKAHVLVVGVGGVGCWAVEALARTGIGQLTLVDWDDVCFSNSNRQLQAMTGMAGKAKVDILKERIALINPECQVHAVRDFYTKDNADDIFTHDFDYVVDAIDSLSPKCHLIAECRKRKIGLVVSGSAGGRLDPSRIEVEDLSRTKYDPLLARVRKKLRNEYGFTRYEKKKFKVEAVYTQELPVLPEACEVGEVEEGESRNLDCRSGYGTATFITGVIGFMMSERAVAGILKKTKEK from the coding sequence ATGGAACTTGAAATAGGTTCATTTGAGCACCGTTTTAGCGGGATCCAACGCTTGTATGGTAAAGCAGGTGCAGAAGCTGTGCGAAAAGCGCATGTTTTAGTTGTTGGAGTTGGCGGTGTGGGCTGTTGGGCTGTAGAAGCTTTAGCCCGTACAGGTATTGGACAATTAACTCTCGTGGATTGGGATGATGTTTGCTTTTCCAATTCTAATCGCCAGTTACAAGCGATGACTGGCATGGCTGGTAAAGCTAAAGTCGATATTCTCAAAGAACGCATTGCTCTTATTAATCCAGAATGCCAAGTTCACGCCGTTCGCGATTTCTATACAAAAGATAATGCTGACGATATATTCACCCACGATTTTGATTATGTCGTTGACGCCATCGATAGCTTGAGCCCAAAATGCCACCTTATTGCGGAATGTAGAAAACGCAAAATTGGACTTGTTGTATCGGGGTCTGCAGGTGGTCGTTTAGATCCTTCCCGGATCGAAGTGGAAGATTTATCACGCACAAAATATGATCCGCTCTTAGCGCGAGTGCGCAAGAAACTTCGCAACGAGTATGGATTTACCCGTTACGAAAAGAAAAAGTTCAAAGTTGAAGCAGTATACACGCAAGAACTACCCGTCTTACCAGAAGCCTGTGAAGTAGGTGAAGTGGAAGAAGGTGAGTCCAGAAATCTGGATTGCCGAAGCGGTTATGGGACGGCTACTTTTATTACTGGGGTGATTGGCTTTATGATGTCAGAACGTGCGGTTGCAGGAATTTTAAAGAAAACTAAGGAAAAGTAA
- a CDS encoding D-2-hydroxyacid dehydrogenase: MKTIILDAFTANPGDLNWDAIDQITELVQYPRTAPNELLERIQGAEALLTNKVIISSETMDQVPSLKYIGVLATGTNVVDLEAATARGITVTNIPAYSTPFVAQHSFALILNIFNKVAQHSESAKAGAWADCQDFSYTHGVLNELQGKTLGIIGLGSIGKKVAEIAKAFGMKIVALKSARPAKDPIERLEFNDFFSQSDIISLHCPLSPESQEIINAKSLALMKKSAVIINTGRGPLINEADLAQALNEGQIAAAGLDVLSSEPPAADNPLLSAKNCFITPHIAWAAQECRERLIQIAADNIKAFLSGEVLNKVN, encoded by the coding sequence ATGAAAACGATTATTCTCGACGCTTTTACTGCCAACCCCGGTGATTTAAACTGGGATGCAATAGATCAAATTACTGAACTCGTGCAATACCCTAGAACCGCTCCCAATGAATTACTCGAACGCATCCAAGGAGCCGAAGCCCTCTTGACCAACAAAGTAATTATTTCTTCAGAAACTATGGATCAGGTTCCAAGTTTAAAATATATTGGTGTCCTCGCCACTGGAACCAATGTGGTTGATCTTGAAGCCGCAACAGCTCGCGGTATCACTGTGACAAATATCCCTGCCTACTCAACTCCCTTTGTCGCACAACATAGCTTTGCTCTCATCCTCAATATTTTTAATAAAGTGGCTCAGCATTCGGAATCGGCTAAAGCTGGTGCATGGGCCGATTGCCAAGACTTTTCTTATACACATGGCGTGCTTAATGAGCTTCAAGGAAAAACTTTGGGAATTATTGGGCTTGGTTCCATCGGCAAAAAAGTTGCGGAGATCGCAAAAGCTTTTGGCATGAAAATTGTTGCGCTCAAATCTGCGCGCCCCGCAAAAGATCCGATCGAGCGTTTAGAGTTTAATGATTTCTTCTCCCAGAGTGATATCATTAGTCTTCATTGCCCATTGAGCCCAGAGAGCCAGGAAATTATCAATGCTAAATCACTCGCCTTAATGAAAAAGTCCGCCGTAATTATTAATACGGGTCGTGGTCCACTCATCAATGAGGCCGATTTAGCACAAGCACTTAATGAAGGTCAAATTGCCGCTGCGGGACTCGATGTTTTAAGTTCTGAGCCCCCTGCCGCAGACAACCCCCTACTCTCTGCAAAGAACTGCTTTATCACGCCACATATTGCTTGGGCAGCTCAAGAATGCCGCGAGCGCCTCATTCAAATTGCGGCCGATAACATCAAAGCCTTCTTATCAGGAGAAGTTTTAAACAAAGTCAATTAA
- a CDS encoding PAS domain-containing sensor histidine kinase, with product MNIKTNHNALPPYDNESIINTLAMVAMSTENAVIVTDATGHIEWVNEGFTRITEYQLYEIIGKKPGDFLQGEKSSLQTRENIRKALIEQKPITVEILNYSKSGREYWLNMNIQPIFDKNNILQKFIAIELDVTVQKKIEIKIKKLNQELTDALESKNKIFSIISHDLRAPFNSLIGLMEIFINDDVQYSQKDMKSILREIYESSKLTFNLLENLLNWSRSQNGTITCHPSFCNLSQILNEVQIILQLNFHKKEIELEIDCNKDINAFFDREMIISVLQNLLSNAIKFSNRKSKVVINVNPTKNHMLQICIIDSGLGIDKNQLENIFKIKGIKKNFGTEGEEGSGLGLLLCKDFIDLNNGVMECTSKLGHGTCFTIYLPLNENLCNN from the coding sequence ATGAATATAAAGACAAATCATAATGCTTTACCACCGTATGATAATGAGTCTATTATCAACACCTTAGCTATGGTTGCTATGAGTACTGAAAATGCTGTAATTGTAACTGATGCTACAGGTCATATTGAGTGGGTGAACGAGGGTTTCACTCGGATAACTGAATATCAATTATATGAGATCATAGGAAAAAAACCTGGTGATTTTTTACAAGGAGAGAAATCAAGCCTCCAAACTCGTGAAAATATCCGAAAAGCTTTAATAGAACAAAAGCCCATTACAGTAGAAATTTTAAATTACTCAAAATCTGGACGTGAATATTGGTTAAATATGAATATCCAACCAATTTTTGACAAAAATAACATCTTGCAAAAATTCATTGCAATAGAACTCGATGTAACCGTGCAAAAAAAAATTGAGATTAAAATAAAAAAATTAAATCAAGAACTTACAGATGCCTTAGAATCAAAAAATAAAATTTTCTCTATAATTTCACATGATCTCAGAGCACCTTTTAATAGCTTAATAGGCCTGATGGAAATTTTTATTAATGATGATGTGCAATACTCCCAAAAGGACATGAAAAGTATTTTAAGAGAGATCTATGAAAGTAGTAAATTGACTTTCAATCTATTAGAAAATCTACTCAATTGGTCAAGAAGTCAAAATGGAACAATTACATGTCACCCAAGCTTCTGTAACCTATCTCAAATATTAAATGAAGTTCAAATTATACTTCAACTCAACTTCCATAAAAAAGAGATTGAACTTGAAATTGATTGTAATAAAGATATAAATGCTTTTTTTGACCGAGAGATGATTATTTCAGTACTACAAAATTTACTTTCCAACGCGATTAAATTTTCTAATCGTAAGTCTAAAGTAGTGATTAATGTTAACCCCACAAAAAATCATATGCTACAAATTTGTATCATTGATTCGGGCCTTGGAATTGATAAAAATCAGCTAGAAAACATTTTTAAAATAAAAGGAATCAAAAAGAATTTCGGTACTGAAGGCGAAGAAGGATCAGGCTTAGGTCTATTACTCTGTAAAGATTTTATTGATTTAAATAATGGCGTAATGGAATGCACTTCTAAGTTGGGTCATGGTACATGTTTCACAATTTATTTACCTTTAAATGAAAACTTATGTAATAATTGA
- a CDS encoding YebC/PmpR family DNA-binding transcriptional regulator: MGRTFENRKHSMAKTGAMKIKLYTKFGKEIYVCAKNTSSDPDNNPILRRLIDKAKKSSVPSHVIENALKKAKGGGGEDYQPARYEGYGPGGCMVIVDCLTDNNNRTISEVRNCFTKCDCKLGGPGSVAHMFEHQAIFVFPGDDDEVVLETLMMADIDVTDITVEDGMLTVFAPHTEFYKIKTALTEETPEIKFEVEEITYEPQNMHAVATADAARFEKFINMLDDCDDVQEVYHNAEVES; the protein is encoded by the coding sequence ATGGGAAGAACATTCGAAAACCGCAAGCACTCAATGGCCAAAACTGGTGCAATGAAAATTAAACTTTATACGAAATTTGGTAAAGAAATTTATGTTTGCGCCAAAAACACCAGCTCTGATCCCGATAATAACCCTATACTCCGTCGTTTGATTGATAAAGCTAAGAAAAGCTCTGTTCCTTCTCACGTCATTGAAAATGCTCTCAAAAAAGCCAAAGGTGGTGGTGGCGAAGACTACCAACCTGCGCGTTACGAAGGTTATGGTCCTGGTGGCTGCATGGTCATTGTCGATTGCCTCACAGATAATAATAACCGTACGATCTCAGAAGTTCGCAACTGCTTTACTAAGTGTGACTGTAAACTCGGCGGCCCTGGTTCAGTGGCTCACATGTTTGAACACCAAGCCATTTTCGTTTTCCCCGGTGATGACGATGAAGTTGTCTTAGAAACCTTAATGATGGCTGATATTGACGTGACAGACATTACAGTTGAAGATGGCATGCTCACTGTATTTGCACCTCATACTGAGTTCTACAAAATCAAAACTGCTTTAACTGAAGAAACTCCAGAGATCAAATTCGAAGTTGAAGAAATCACTTATGAACCTCAAAACATGCACGCTGTTGCAACTGCTGACGCAGCACGTTTCGAGAAATTTATCAATATGCTCGACGATTGTGATGACGTTCAAGAAGTCTACCACAACGCAGAAGTAGAAAGCTAA
- a CDS encoding Gfo/Idh/MocA family protein, translating into MKIRIGIIGAGENTRLKHIPGFQALEDVEIIAVSNRSLDSAQKVCAQFNIPHAYDDWTQVIHHPEVDAIMIGTWPNMHAKLTLEALKAGKHVLCEARMARNLDEAQAMLDEARLRPSQRTQIVPAPFSFKYDAELTKLIQDNYFGDILAVNGRFNFNTFYDKNAPMHWRENREISGDNIMLMGILYESMSRWLGPAKSLLASGKVFSDRKFYEGKEVKVKIPEHLNILAELENGAEAHLQFSSVSALEDTPQSVWIFGSEASAHLDFKKDKLFLGKKGDTELHEHQFTPPKNAVWRVEEEFINAIRGLEEVKLTSFETAIDYMKFTDAVQRSLQNHKRINLVK; encoded by the coding sequence ATGAAAATTCGCATTGGCATTATTGGCGCTGGAGAAAACACTCGCCTTAAACACATCCCTGGCTTTCAAGCCCTAGAAGATGTGGAAATCATAGCCGTCTCTAATCGTAGTCTTGATTCCGCACAAAAAGTCTGTGCACAATTTAATATCCCCCATGCCTATGATGATTGGACACAAGTAATCCATCACCCTGAAGTCGATGCGATTATGATTGGAACTTGGCCCAACATGCATGCCAAATTAACTCTCGAAGCTCTCAAAGCCGGCAAACATGTTCTTTGCGAGGCTCGCATGGCGCGGAACTTAGATGAAGCTCAGGCAATGCTTGATGAAGCGCGTTTGCGCCCCTCGCAAAGAACTCAAATTGTCCCTGCTCCCTTTAGCTTCAAATACGATGCTGAACTCACAAAACTTATTCAGGATAATTATTTTGGCGATATACTTGCCGTGAATGGTCGTTTTAATTTCAATACTTTCTATGACAAAAACGCTCCCATGCACTGGAGAGAAAATCGTGAGATCTCTGGTGATAATATCATGCTCATGGGAATCCTCTACGAGAGTATGTCGCGTTGGCTCGGCCCTGCCAAGTCGCTCTTGGCTTCTGGCAAAGTATTTAGTGATCGCAAATTTTATGAGGGCAAAGAAGTCAAAGTGAAAATCCCCGAGCACCTCAATATTTTGGCCGAACTCGAAAATGGTGCGGAAGCTCATTTGCAGTTTTCCTCGGTAAGCGCTCTTGAAGATACACCACAATCCGTGTGGATTTTTGGTTCGGAAGCTAGTGCCCATCTCGACTTCAAAAAGGATAAACTCTTTCTCGGGAAAAAGGGTGACACTGAACTTCATGAGCATCAGTTTACTCCCCCCAAAAACGCTGTATGGCGTGTGGAAGAAGAATTCATCAATGCGATTCGCGGTTTAGAAGAAGTAAAATTAACTTCATTCGAAACGGCAATTGATTACATGAAATTTACGGATGCAGTTCAACGCAGCCTGCAAAACCATAAAAGAATTAATTTAGTTAAATAG
- a CDS encoding thioredoxin family protein: protein MDLFLEKYVMISSKIRNSSRNNKKQIRIRQMKLKTILIACALLLSLGLSAADKNIIDVTDKDFDKNVIKKEGIVLVDFHATWCGPCKKLSPEITKLAEKYKGKATIVKVDVDKAPKASKDIKYIPHVVLYKDGKVVKVVEGRDAKSIGKDIEAAMK from the coding sequence ATGGATCTTTTTTTAGAAAAGTATGTAATGATTAGCTCAAAAATTAGAAATAGCAGTAGGAACAACAAAAAACAAATAAGGATAAGACAGATGAAACTCAAGACAATTTTAATCGCATGTGCATTACTTTTAAGCCTTGGCCTCAGTGCTGCAGATAAGAACATTATTGATGTAACAGATAAAGACTTTGATAAAAACGTGATCAAAAAAGAAGGCATTGTTTTAGTTGACTTCCACGCGACTTGGTGCGGACCTTGCAAAAAGTTAAGTCCTGAAATCACCAAATTGGCTGAAAAATACAAAGGCAAAGCTACTATAGTAAAAGTGGATGTGGATAAAGCCCCTAAAGCCTCAAAAGATATTAAATATATTCCACATGTGGTTTTATATAAAGATGGTAAAGTGGTAAAAGTTGTCGAAGGACGCGATGCAAAAAGTATTGGGAAAGATATTGAAGCTGCCATGAAATAA
- a CDS encoding YHYH protein — MKKFIYLPFLFTFSLAMAHENGHVEYQEQKEESFGRLILAASSGKIKNRVTIKKDQSYVYIETNSIPDHSVNSRGPNSMQETSKSYRVPVSPKTNDQPTQSNPNSFGVALNGVPFRPSTAEYWNNNRDWVEEAISSRGKRLLGLDNNYGHVDHSGLYHYHGTPTDFIKTQQKTTRQRMALVGYAADGFPIYSEYGYRSAKNSRSGLTKLKSSYQLKKGKRPSDGPSGRYDGTYANDYEYVEDSGDLDECNGRFGVTPDYPKGTYYYVITKSFPFVSRFWKGTPDDSFLDRRGGRNNGQGNQQERRGGQEGRDQGRENQEGRGQGRGGREQGDDRRQGPPGQRGDSDFRPPHPPPHHRDRKEQKEIEIL, encoded by the coding sequence ATGAAAAAATTTATTTACCTGCCATTTCTGTTTACCTTTAGTTTAGCGATGGCTCACGAGAATGGTCATGTAGAATACCAAGAACAAAAGGAAGAATCCTTTGGCCGCCTGATCTTAGCTGCGTCGTCAGGCAAAATCAAAAATAGAGTGACGATTAAAAAAGACCAATCCTATGTCTATATCGAGACCAATAGTATTCCGGATCATTCAGTCAATAGCCGTGGGCCGAACTCCATGCAGGAAACATCCAAATCTTACCGAGTACCAGTGAGCCCCAAAACAAATGATCAGCCAACACAATCCAACCCGAATTCTTTTGGCGTCGCTCTTAACGGCGTTCCCTTTCGACCTTCAACAGCCGAGTATTGGAACAATAATCGAGATTGGGTAGAAGAGGCTATTAGTAGTCGTGGAAAACGGCTTCTAGGTCTTGACAATAATTATGGTCACGTCGATCACTCAGGGCTTTATCATTACCATGGAACACCAACAGATTTTATTAAAACTCAGCAAAAAACCACTCGTCAACGTATGGCACTCGTAGGTTACGCTGCCGATGGTTTTCCCATTTATAGTGAATATGGTTATAGGAGTGCTAAGAATTCTCGTTCAGGTCTCACTAAGTTAAAATCATCTTATCAACTCAAAAAAGGTAAGCGTCCCTCAGATGGGCCCTCAGGCCGTTATGATGGTACCTATGCCAATGATTATGAATATGTCGAGGACAGTGGAGACTTAGATGAATGCAATGGTCGTTTTGGTGTTACACCAGATTACCCCAAAGGGACTTACTATTATGTAATAACCAAGAGTTTTCCTTTTGTTTCGCGTTTTTGGAAGGGTACACCCGATGACAGTTTTCTCGATCGTCGAGGAGGGCGCAATAATGGTCAGGGGAATCAACAAGAGCGTCGCGGTGGCCAAGAAGGTCGCGATCAAGGTCGTGAAAATCAAGAGGGACGCGGTCAAGGACGCGGCGGACGAGAGCAGGGGGACGATCGCCGTCAAGGACCACCGGGTCAACGTGGTGACTCAGATTTTCGTCCTCCTCATCCACCACCCCATCATCGTGATCGCAAGGAACAAAAAGAAATCGAGATCCTATGA